A genomic window from Pontibacillus halophilus JSM 076056 = DSM 19796 includes:
- a CDS encoding transposase: QAGLSEFIQGIKTLKNWQPEILNSFAFNYSNGFVEGLNNQTKVIKRDAFGFRRYDRFRLKILLHHQYKHTKDFQVG, translated from the coding sequence ATCAAGCTGGGCTTTCGGAGTTTATTCAGGGGATAAAAACGTTGAAGAACTGGCAACCAGAGATTTTGAACAGCTTTGCGTTCAACTATAGCAATGGATTCGTAGAAGGGTTGAACAATCAAACGAAGGTTATTAAGCGAGATGCGTTCGGATTCCGAAGGTATGACCGTTTCCGATTGAAGATTCTTCTGCATCATCAATACAAACATACTAAAGACTTTCA